One window from the genome of Tachypleus tridentatus isolate NWPU-2018 chromosome 11, ASM421037v1, whole genome shotgun sequence encodes:
- the LOC143231603 gene encoding uncharacterized protein LOC143231603 produces MANVDRSNQMEVEIREYVIVVFTKDNEVAVAPSDWLLDECTIKWPNKKGQSLNKAVLDRMPPEDHWDEYDVRVIYSDDDYVKVRGKLSSAEDNSSLETDDPEAKNSENGPRICTRKRKPTQRLVSESDNESEADGEKNQQVQNSKSQKHKSAIWSDDHVDLAQLTIPKPPEPISNAGGHVIVTPKRRCVSGEVNRIQRTLTPLTNHEMHDSDTSRSSSPQREIHPAIHSTPYSDMYTHTLFCIIIVSVSAVILQIY; encoded by the exons ATGGCTAATGTTGACAGATCCAACCAAATGGAGGTGGAAATTAGAGAATATGTGATAGTAGTGTTCACAAAGGACAATGAAGTTGCGGTGGCACCATCAGACTGGCTATTGGATGAATGCACCATTAAGTGGCCGAACAAAAAAGGTCAAAGCCTGAATAAAGCTGTTCTGGACAGAATGCCTCCAGAGGATCATTGGGATGAGTATGATGTTAGAGTCATCTATTCAGATG ATGACTATGTTAAGGTGAGAGGGAAATTAAGTTCTGCAGAGGACAACTCTTCTCTTGAAACAGATGATCCAGAAGCTAAAAATTCTGAAAATGGACCAAGAATTTGCACCAGAAAGAGAAA GCCCACACAGAGATTAGTTTCTGAGTCTGATAATGAGTCTGAGGCTGATGGGGAGAAGAATCAGCAAGTTCAGAATTCCAAATCACAAAAACACAAGTCTGCAATATGGTCAGATGATCATGTGGATTTGGCTCAGCTGACCATACCTAAGCCACCAGAGCCAATAAGCAATGCTGGAGGGCATGTGATAGTGACCCCAAAAAGAAGATGTGTGTCAG GTGAAGTCAACAGAATCCAGAGGACACTAACACCCCTGACAAACCATG AGATGCATGACAGTGATACAAGTAGGAGCTCCTCACCACAAAGAGAAATACACCCTGCCATTCACAGTACACCATATTCTgatatgtatacacatacattattttgtattattattgttagtgttaGTGCTGTTATATTACAGATATATTGA
- the LOC143231582 gene encoding uncharacterized protein LOC143231582, whose product MEDQGRKSAVWKYFKLDGKKAECQLCKANLSFCGGTTNLRNHMSNRHSGISLTSNKQHQNKKKQVTGARSQLLYRGLTLNRAATIWFTVIHYPWCTVTGSSRKECKLQ is encoded by the exons ATGGAGGATCAAGGCAGAAagtctgctgtttggaagtattttaAACTAGATGGAAAGAAGGCAGAGTGTCAGCTCTGCAAAGCAAACCTGTCATTTTGTGGAGGTACAACAAACCTAAGAAATCATATGAGTAACAGGCATAGTGGAATTTCCCTAACTTCCAACAAACAG catcaaaataagaaaaaacaggtCACAGGTGCCAGAAGTCAGCTTTTGTACAGAGGGCTCACATTGAACAGAGCAGCAACAATATGGTTTACAGTAATACATTACCCATGGTGCACTGTGACAGGAAGTTCAAGAAAAGAATGTAAACTTCAGTAA